A single Bacillus sp. HMF5848 DNA region contains:
- a CDS encoding glycosyl hydrolase family 28-related protein: protein MTTLNTLPSKSFFLQTLEDPQAVYLTPDHFDVKGDGVSDDSDAIQEAINKVKRTMNYGIVFIPEGTYRISKTIYIPKAIRLIGYGKKRPTILLGENTPGFQDEVPSDKGRANYMIWFTSSIPTAADNVDDANAGTFYSALSNIDIRIEDGNPAAVALRTHFAQHSFISHVDIHIGNGKAGIFDVGNEIENVRFFGGEYGIYTTKTSPAWPFMMVDTYFEGQRKAAIQTKEAGLTITRMTAKNMPTVVETVEDYFEKLYIEDSQFENITGPAVIISTEKNVFTQINMRNIDCCNVPLLAAFRQSGKKVKGTTAIYKVNTFTHGFCMEDIDDRGEIQTVHDLTPMDAYPNSVKTDIPALPPMASWVNVKTLGAIGDGVADDTTKLQYAVDHYKTIYLPQGLYRITDTIKLREDSVLIGLNPISTQIFIADNTESFSGFGTPKPLIEAPHGGVNILFGIGLDTGGRNTRAVGCKWMAGEGSYMNDVKFMGGHGAMSKDGNGVPLYNATRTADHNPDLKWDSQYWSLWVTNGGGGVFKDIWTASPYASAGLYVSNTDTPSVIYAMSVEHHVRTEVKFRNVSNWKVLALQFEEEAAESTNCLPLELIECSDMLFANMYFFRTIWLDTPYPHAMKTWDCNKIEFLNIHNFTQVKYTMDNLLYDVNTQTEVRPWQISRMYLSGKKKDLPAKREMISNSDGTLCKIAGGFEFIDAMCKDSQGNIYFVDSRMKRIYKWSVEFDRLSLITDIHHRPRSIACDTDDRLLVVVEYAPSKGATVNGEPEVYPKTEDAKGSSYSFWYNTGSTIKVYSIDPDRPEESMEILEKAPIESIQSVKKVLYPANRWRDSGDYLTATVQKPEECFVALDGETIIPITYDLMRGCSLSEAYPGQPYYGVDEYYKRTVQFQVSSKGYLTEPEIFVEKGEFNIATHSNGNVYIPDGDINVFNMNGDLTQIIRVPERPACVLFAGNDDNTLFITARTSLYMML from the coding sequence ATGACTACACTTAATACGTTACCTAGTAAATCTTTCTTTTTGCAAACATTAGAGGATCCTCAAGCTGTCTATCTTACACCTGATCATTTTGATGTGAAGGGGGACGGTGTGAGCGATGATTCAGATGCTATTCAAGAAGCGATAAATAAAGTTAAGCGCACTATGAATTATGGGATTGTGTTTATTCCTGAAGGCACGTATCGCATCAGTAAAACTATTTATATACCGAAGGCAATCCGTTTAATTGGATATGGCAAGAAGCGACCAACCATCCTTCTTGGCGAAAATACACCAGGTTTTCAAGATGAGGTGCCAAGCGATAAAGGCCGTGCTAACTATATGATTTGGTTTACATCCTCTATACCAACAGCCGCAGATAACGTGGACGACGCAAACGCTGGAACCTTCTACAGTGCTCTCTCGAATATTGACATTCGAATTGAGGACGGTAATCCAGCAGCAGTAGCACTTAGAACCCACTTTGCTCAGCATTCCTTTATTTCTCATGTAGACATACATATTGGAAATGGCAAGGCAGGGATATTTGATGTAGGCAACGAAATTGAAAATGTTCGTTTCTTCGGTGGGGAGTATGGTATTTATACAACCAAAACATCACCAGCATGGCCCTTTATGATGGTAGATACGTATTTTGAGGGACAAAGGAAAGCAGCGATTCAGACAAAAGAAGCTGGATTGACGATAACGAGAATGACTGCGAAGAATATGCCAACTGTGGTTGAAACGGTCGAAGACTATTTTGAAAAACTGTATATAGAAGACAGTCAATTTGAAAATATAACAGGACCAGCAGTTATCATAAGCACGGAAAAGAATGTGTTTACTCAAATTAACATGCGTAACATAGATTGTTGTAATGTTCCGTTACTAGCAGCATTCCGTCAAAGTGGAAAGAAAGTGAAAGGTACAACAGCAATTTATAAGGTAAATACGTTTACGCACGGATTCTGTATGGAAGATATCGACGATAGAGGAGAGATTCAAACTGTCCATGACTTAACCCCAATGGATGCATATCCAAATTCGGTAAAAACAGATATCCCTGCGCTGCCTCCTATGGCTTCATGGGTGAACGTAAAGACGCTCGGTGCTATTGGTGATGGAGTCGCTGATGATACGACTAAGTTGCAATACGCAGTGGATCATTATAAGACCATCTATCTTCCTCAAGGGCTTTATAGAATCACCGATACAATAAAATTAAGGGAAGACTCTGTTCTAATCGGATTAAATCCAATATCTACACAAATTTTCATAGCAGATAATACGGAATCGTTTAGTGGGTTTGGCACACCGAAGCCGCTTATTGAAGCCCCTCATGGTGGTGTGAATATACTGTTCGGTATTGGTCTGGATACAGGTGGAAGAAATACGAGAGCTGTTGGGTGTAAATGGATGGCAGGAGAAGGGTCTTACATGAATGATGTGAAGTTCATGGGTGGGCATGGTGCAATGAGCAAAGACGGGAACGGGGTACCGTTGTATAATGCTACGCGAACTGCCGATCATAATCCAGATCTTAAGTGGGACTCTCAATATTGGAGCCTTTGGGTGACGAATGGGGGAGGCGGGGTGTTTAAAGACATATGGACAGCAAGTCCTTATGCTTCAGCGGGACTATATGTGTCCAACACCGACACTCCGAGTGTTATTTATGCGATGTCTGTAGAGCATCATGTCAGAACGGAAGTAAAGTTTAGAAATGTATCGAATTGGAAAGTTCTTGCACTGCAGTTTGAAGAAGAGGCCGCAGAAAGTACGAACTGCTTGCCACTTGAATTAATAGAGTGTAGCGATATGCTTTTTGCAAATATGTATTTCTTCCGCACGATATGGTTGGATACACCTTATCCACATGCTATGAAAACTTGGGATTGTAACAAAATAGAATTTTTAAATATTCATAATTTTACCCAAGTGAAATACACGATGGACAATCTACTATATGATGTGAATACACAGACAGAGGTTAGACCGTGGCAAATTAGTAGAATGTATTTGTCAGGGAAAAAGAAAGACCTGCCTGCAAAGCGAGAAATGATTTCAAACTCTGACGGAACTCTCTGTAAGATAGCTGGTGGATTCGAATTTATCGATGCTATGTGTAAAGACAGTCAAGGAAATATATACTTCGTGGATTCTCGTATGAAACGAATATATAAATGGTCCGTGGAGTTTGATCGGTTAAGCTTAATTACAGATATTCATCATAGACCAAGGTCGATAGCTTGTGATACCGATGATAGATTACTAGTAGTGGTAGAATATGCGCCATCAAAAGGTGCGACAGTGAATGGTGAACCTGAAGTATATCCTAAGACAGAAGATGCTAAAGGGTCATCCTACAGCTTTTGGTATAACACAGGTTCGACGATAAAAGTGTACTCTATTGATCCTGATAGACCGGAAGAAAGTATGGAAATTCTAGAAAAAGCTCCTATCGAATCTATTCAATCAGTGAAAAAAGTCTTGTATCCGGCAAACCGCTGGAGAGATAGTGGTGATTATCTAACAGCAACAGTCCAGAAGCCGGAAGAGTGTTTTGTAGCACTAGATGGCGAAACTATCATTCCTATCACTTACGATTTAATGCGAGGGTGCTCTTTGAGTGAAGCATACCCTGGTCAACCGTATTATGGTGTCGATGAATATTATAAACGAACGGTGCAATTTCAAGTGTCATCTAAGGGCTATTTAACTGAGCCAGAAATTTTTGTGGAAAAAGGTGAGTTCAATATCGCTACTCATTCAAATGGAAACGTCTATATTCCAGATGGAGACATAAACGTTTTTAATATGAACGGCGACTTAACGCAGATAATCCGTGTTCCGGAAAGACCAGCATGTGTTTTATTTGCGGGTAACGATGACAACACCCTTTTTATAACAGCAAGAACATCTCTTTATATGATGTTATAG
- a CDS encoding sensor domain-containing diguanylate cyclase, giving the protein MRVFSSLRTRLSLIFAGIVILLIFTLSYIIGQRSINEVQSEIGDSLSELAYIMGENLDQYMWSRYGEVDILSELQELRNTQDIESIEVLLNKLKERFPAFAWVGLTDKDGLVIASTDGVLRGVDISARPVYKEALQKTFIGDVHEAVLLAELLPNPTGEQMKFVDISTPLYDDNGNFTGVLATHLSWNWVKDVEESMLNTLRNRPSIEFFIVSKKKNDVILGPQDMIGRPLNTDSIELAKTQKNGWTLETWDDGKQYLTGYVLTGGYKDYPGLEWTVLVRQPVEVAYAPSQELRSFFLVSGLILVVLFAFLGWFLAGQITRPLKNISRVANRLRDGDIVKIPPYKGLTEIEILSDSLRELVVQLTDTETELEKMEDVAHRDHLTGLPNRKALDIFIEKAIHKHNALTILYLDLDGFKEVNDTFGHEVGDKLLIEVGSRLKESVRNEELVARIGGDEFVVVLTTLHDPKENGKIVGERIISTINKSFNIEGNTLSLGCSVGGAIWTDDNTSENINEVIRKADQALYKVKRTGKNRVHFEA; this is encoded by the coding sequence ATGAGGGTTTTTAGTAGTCTTCGGACTCGTTTGTCTTTAATTTTTGCTGGAATAGTTATTCTATTGATTTTTACATTAAGCTATATTATCGGACAACGTTCTATTAATGAGGTTCAGTCTGAGATTGGTGATTCACTAAGTGAGCTTGCTTACATTATGGGGGAGAATCTCGATCAATACATGTGGTCGAGGTACGGTGAAGTAGATATTCTTAGTGAGTTGCAAGAGCTAAGAAATACACAGGACATAGAAAGTATCGAAGTCCTTCTGAATAAATTAAAAGAAAGGTTTCCTGCCTTTGCTTGGGTAGGGTTAACCGATAAAGATGGTCTTGTTATTGCCTCAACAGATGGTGTTTTAAGAGGCGTGGATATTTCGGCTAGACCGGTTTATAAGGAAGCTTTACAAAAGACATTTATAGGAGATGTTCATGAGGCGGTGCTGTTGGCAGAACTGTTGCCTAATCCAACAGGTGAGCAGATGAAGTTTGTTGACATAAGTACACCTTTGTATGATGATAACGGGAATTTTACAGGCGTTTTAGCAACTCATTTAAGCTGGAATTGGGTAAAAGATGTTGAAGAATCGATGTTAAACACTCTACGGAATAGGCCGAGTATAGAATTCTTCATCGTGAGTAAAAAGAAAAATGATGTAATATTAGGACCTCAAGATATGATAGGACGTCCTTTAAACACTGATAGTATTGAACTAGCTAAAACGCAAAAAAACGGATGGACACTTGAAACATGGGATGATGGTAAGCAGTATTTAACGGGCTATGTATTGACAGGTGGGTATAAAGATTATCCTGGATTAGAATGGACCGTTTTAGTTAGACAACCCGTTGAAGTTGCTTATGCACCGTCGCAAGAGCTACGAAGTTTTTTTCTAGTTTCTGGATTAATTTTAGTTGTTCTCTTTGCGTTTTTAGGTTGGTTTTTAGCTGGGCAGATTACTCGCCCGTTGAAAAATATTTCACGAGTGGCTAATAGACTTAGAGATGGTGACATTGTTAAAATTCCACCATATAAAGGTCTTACGGAAATTGAGATTTTGTCCGATTCGTTAAGGGAACTAGTCGTTCAACTAACTGATACAGAAACAGAATTGGAGAAGATGGAGGATGTGGCACATCGAGATCATTTAACTGGACTACCAAATCGTAAGGCCCTTGATATATTTATAGAAAAAGCAATCCATAAACACAATGCTCTAACGATTTTGTATCTTGATTTAGATGGGTTTAAAGAAGTGAATGATACATTTGGTCATGAGGTTGGTGATAAACTCCTCATTGAAGTTGGCTCACGCTTAAAGGAAAGTGTGAGAAATGAAGAGTTAGTTGCCAGAATTGGTGGGGATGAATTTGTTGTCGTACTAACCACTCTTCATGACCCGAAAGAGAACGGAAAGATTGTAGGCGAACGAATTATCTCCACTATTAATAAATCTTTCAACATTGAAGGAAACACTCTTTCTCTTGGTTGTAGTGTTGGTGGAGCCATATGGACGGACGATAATACTAGTGAAAATATTAATGAGGTTATTCGAAAAGCTGACCAAGCCCTATACAAAGTAAAACGCACCGGCAAAAACCGCGTTCACTTTGAAGCATAA
- a CDS encoding DNA alkylation repair protein yields the protein MTYAQQLREYFSLFSNNENAIHMKRYMRDQYEFFGVKTPERRGILKSFLLENGLPHDDAFNEAIVELWEMPERELQIVAINLIDLKIKKKELSTAFLPVIEQLITTKSWWDTVDHIATKHVGILFQNEPALIENVGRSWRNSDDIWLRRTMILFQQKYKTNTNQELLADIITENLGSSEFFINKAIGWSLREYAKTNPIWVKEFVAQTTLSNLSKREALKHIK from the coding sequence GTGACATATGCGCAGCAACTTCGTGAATATTTTAGTTTATTTTCCAATAATGAGAATGCCATTCACATGAAAAGATATATGCGTGATCAATACGAATTTTTCGGAGTTAAAACACCTGAACGGCGAGGTATTCTGAAATCATTTTTACTTGAGAATGGCCTGCCACACGATGATGCTTTTAACGAAGCTATTGTAGAGCTTTGGGAGATGCCTGAGAGAGAACTACAAATAGTTGCTATTAATCTTATTGATTTAAAGATAAAGAAAAAAGAGTTATCCACAGCGTTTTTACCTGTGATTGAGCAGTTGATTACTACAAAGTCTTGGTGGGATACGGTGGACCACATTGCCACGAAGCATGTGGGAATTTTGTTTCAAAATGAACCAGCACTTATTGAAAATGTCGGGAGAAGCTGGCGAAATAGCGATGATATATGGCTTCGACGCACCATGATATTATTTCAACAAAAATATAAAACTAACACGAATCAAGAGCTGCTGGCAGATATAATTACTGAGAACCTTGGTAGTAGTGAGTTTTTCATAAATAAAGCAATAGGTTGGTCATTAAGAGAGTATGCTAAAACAAATCCTATTTGGGTAAAAGAGTTTGTCGCCCAGACAACTCTGTCGAACCTTAGTAAAAGAGAAGCTTTGAAGCACATCAAGTAA
- a CDS encoding DUF2935 domain-containing protein: MNLRTWEFIKQNTYEHAVILYDTLSPMEKEAQAIAQQYIQFFKKWAEAENITDLQQFIRVVESFQQFLLWLLKKQVTTGLKILLTPTFMSHLVTESSVAIQTLTNRLDTLPLSSHFVWLPVLSGDAFTIQGALDSLERPLVTKYLQYADLFEKQYVFAHELNGIMRTGLTEFPALQRFRNDTKQLVGEFIESLNHLEQLEQQNSILDKPPLFFVQHIKREAQYFSTLI; the protein is encoded by the coding sequence ATGAATTTAAGAACATGGGAATTTATCAAACAGAATACGTATGAGCATGCCGTTATCTTGTATGATACTTTGTCACCAATGGAAAAAGAGGCTCAGGCTATTGCACAGCAATATATCCAATTTTTTAAAAAATGGGCTGAGGCTGAAAATATCACCGATTTGCAACAGTTTATCCGTGTTGTAGAGTCGTTCCAACAGTTTTTACTCTGGCTGTTGAAAAAACAAGTGACTACTGGATTGAAAATTTTGCTGACTCCGACTTTTATGAGTCATCTAGTTACAGAAAGCTCTGTTGCTATCCAAACATTAACTAACAGATTAGATACGCTTCCTTTATCATCTCATTTTGTATGGCTTCCCGTTTTATCTGGTGACGCGTTTACCATTCAAGGCGCATTGGACAGTTTAGAAAGACCTCTTGTCACAAAATATCTACAATACGCCGATCTTTTTGAAAAGCAATATGTATTTGCCCATGAACTCAATGGTATTATGAGAACCGGATTAACAGAATTCCCAGCATTGCAAAGATTTAGAAATGACACGAAACAGCTTGTTGGTGAATTTATAGAATCATTAAATCATTTAGAGCAGTTGGAACAACAAAACTCTATTCTAGATAAACCCCCACTCTTTTTTGTGCAACATATTAAGCGTGAGGCTCAGTATTTTTCAACCTTAATTTAA
- a CDS encoding helix-turn-helix domain-containing protein: protein MISTNLKSLRKISKYTQEDVADKVGVSRQAVAKWENGETVPDINNCIALAELYGVTLDDLVNYPDEEEGMGIRPKGKHIFGIVKVGDRGQIVIPKKAREIFAISPGDSLLVLGDEAQGIAIVKSEGFLQFAQDVFTAQQYKEEEE, encoded by the coding sequence ATGATTAGTACGAACTTAAAATCTTTACGGAAGATAAGTAAGTATACACAAGAGGATGTGGCAGACAAGGTTGGTGTATCTCGGCAAGCTGTTGCGAAATGGGAAAATGGTGAGACCGTGCCGGATATAAACAATTGTATAGCGTTAGCGGAGCTATATGGTGTGACCTTAGATGATCTAGTAAACTATCCAGATGAAGAGGAAGGTATGGGGATTCGACCGAAGGGGAAACACATCTTTGGAATCGTGAAGGTGGGGGACCGTGGGCAAATTGTAATTCCTAAAAAGGCAAGAGAGATATTTGCCATCTCTCCCGGAGATAGTTTGTTAGTGTTAGGTGATGAGGCACAAGGCATCGCGATTGTAAAAAGTGAAGGCTTCCTGCAGTTTGCACAGGATGTATTTACTGCTCAGCAGTATAAGGAGGAAGAAGAATGA
- a CDS encoding ABC transporter ATP-binding protein, which translates to MRAIQTTNLTKKFNGKIAVDSLDLTIEQGELFALLGVNGAGKTTTIKMLTCLSKPTSGDAILLGNSIKSDVIAVKEQINVSPQETAIARNLSVKENLELVAQIYGFDKKAVNNKVEEMLTTFSLLDVSKAKAKTLSGGMQRRLSIAMALISNPQILFLDEPTLGLDVIARRELWQAIEKLKGRITIILTTHYMEEAEALADRIGIMAKGQLKAVGTAQELKLKTNVTTLEEAFVLIATKEEVAV; encoded by the coding sequence ATGAGAGCGATTCAGACAACGAATTTGACTAAAAAATTTAATGGAAAAATAGCTGTCGATTCTCTTGATCTTACTATCGAGCAGGGGGAGCTTTTTGCTTTGTTGGGTGTTAATGGAGCAGGGAAAACAACAACTATTAAGATGTTAACATGTCTTAGCAAACCTACGAGTGGCGATGCCATATTACTTGGGAATAGTATCAAGTCAGACGTAATTGCTGTAAAAGAACAAATTAACGTGTCTCCACAGGAAACAGCGATAGCTCGTAATCTATCTGTTAAAGAAAATCTAGAATTAGTTGCACAAATCTATGGTTTTGATAAAAAGGCTGTGAATAATAAAGTGGAAGAGATGCTGACCACTTTTAGTCTTTTAGACGTGTCAAAAGCGAAGGCAAAAACATTATCAGGTGGTATGCAAAGAAGGCTCAGTATTGCTATGGCACTTATCTCTAATCCTCAAATTCTTTTTCTAGATGAACCAACTTTAGGGCTTGATGTTATTGCAAGACGAGAATTATGGCAGGCTATTGAAAAATTGAAAGGTCGTATTACTATCATTCTTACTACACATTATATGGAAGAAGCGGAAGCACTCGCAGATAGAATAGGAATCATGGCAAAGGGCCAATTAAAAGCAGTTGGAACAGCTCAAGAATTAAAGTTAAAAACGAATGTCACCACGCTAGAAGAAGCCTTTGTTTTGATTGCGACAAAAGAGGAGGTAGCTGTATGA
- a CDS encoding ABC transporter permease: MKSLAFAARNQKEIVRDPLNLAFGIGFPLVILLLLTAIQANIPADIFVIDKLVPGIAVFGLSFISLFSGLLIAKDRSTSFLMRLFTAPLSASNYIVGYTLPLLPMAILQVIICFTAAFFLGLPVNINVLLAIILLIPTGVLFIGIGLFAGSVFNDKQVSGICGALLTNLSAWLSGTWFDLNLIGGWFKEIAYVLPFAHAVDTSRAALSGDYASIMPHLLWVIGYAVVIMTIAILTFKRKMYSENE; encoded by the coding sequence ATGAAATCATTAGCATTTGCTGCGCGTAATCAAAAAGAAATTGTTAGAGATCCTTTGAATCTAGCATTTGGTATTGGGTTTCCTTTAGTTATCTTACTACTGTTAACCGCGATTCAAGCTAATATTCCAGCAGATATTTTTGTAATTGATAAACTTGTTCCTGGTATAGCAGTATTCGGCCTTTCGTTTATCTCGCTATTCTCCGGACTGCTTATAGCAAAAGACAGAAGCACCTCCTTTTTAATGAGACTATTTACAGCACCACTTTCAGCTTCAAATTACATCGTTGGCTACACACTTCCACTACTTCCTATGGCCATATTACAAGTTATTATCTGTTTCACTGCTGCATTCTTTCTTGGTTTACCAGTTAATATAAATGTATTGCTAGCAATTATTCTACTAATACCTACAGGTGTGTTATTTATAGGGATAGGTCTATTTGCAGGCAGTGTATTTAACGACAAACAGGTCAGCGGCATCTGTGGAGCTCTCCTTACTAATTTGAGTGCTTGGTTAAGCGGTACTTGGTTTGACCTGAATCTTATTGGAGGCTGGTTCAAGGAGATTGCATATGTCCTCCCATTTGCACATGCTGTCGACACAAGTAGAGCTGCGCTATCTGGAGACTATGCCTCCATTATGCCCCATCTATTGTGGGTAATCGGCTATGCCGTAGTCATCATGACAATTGCTATCCTCACTTTTAAAAGAAAAATGTACAGCGAAAATGAATAA
- a CDS encoding DUF1456 family protein — MENNDILIRVRYALDIKETDMVEIFKLGGTEVTRADVQLLLKKEDDEEQLTCNNLMLESFLDGLIIFKRGRQDPKPGQAELPARSGKQSPNVNNMMLKKIKIALSLTSEDMLDIFENAGIAISKGELGALLRKEGHKNYKECGDKFARNFLKGLAIKYRG, encoded by the coding sequence ATGGAAAATAATGATATTTTAATACGCGTAAGATATGCGCTAGATATAAAAGAAACCGATATGGTTGAGATATTTAAACTCGGTGGCACAGAGGTCACAAGAGCAGACGTGCAACTTCTTCTTAAGAAAGAGGACGATGAAGAGCAACTCACATGCAATAACTTAATGTTAGAGTCGTTTTTAGATGGCTTGATTATTTTTAAAAGAGGTAGGCAAGATCCTAAGCCAGGACAAGCGGAATTGCCAGCACGTTCTGGGAAGCAAAGTCCTAACGTGAATAATATGATGCTGAAAAAAATAAAGATAGCTTTGTCTTTAACGAGTGAAGATATGTTGGATATTTTCGAAAACGCAGGAATTGCTATTTCGAAGGGTGAGTTAGGTGCATTGTTAAGAAAAGAAGGCCATAAAAATTATAAAGAATGTGGCGACAAATTTGCGAGAAACTTTTTAAAGGGATTAGCAATTAAGTATAGGGGATAG
- a CDS encoding M48 family metallopeptidase, with protein MIHTHLNETIRFEIKYKNRKSIGISIDGYGNVEVQAPKGISEDIVIRAVEEKWSWIQEKLQELNERAKGFKQKVYDEGETFLYLGETYPIRFTHDGSLERDIVEFRGDALHINVKQLDDDAIKQALKRFYYQQCKALVEKSVASYQSHFKMKPRSIRITDSKTTWGTCDSNRQLTFNWRLAMAPPEVLDYVVVHEMCHMMHMNHDRSFWRLVGKIMPDYKEQEQWLTLSNWKMTV; from the coding sequence ATGATACATACACATTTAAATGAAACGATTCGTTTCGAGATTAAATATAAAAATCGAAAGTCTATAGGCATTTCAATAGACGGGTATGGCAATGTGGAAGTGCAGGCTCCTAAAGGAATATCCGAAGATATAGTTATACGAGCTGTTGAGGAGAAATGGAGTTGGATACAAGAGAAGTTACAAGAACTCAACGAAAGAGCAAAGGGTTTTAAGCAGAAGGTATATGATGAAGGAGAGACCTTTTTGTATCTGGGTGAAACTTATCCGATACGCTTTACTCATGATGGGAGTCTTGAGCGAGATATAGTTGAGTTTCGCGGTGACGCGCTGCATATAAATGTGAAACAACTTGACGACGATGCCATCAAGCAAGCATTAAAACGGTTTTATTACCAACAATGCAAAGCATTAGTAGAAAAGAGCGTTGCCTCTTATCAAAGTCATTTCAAAATGAAGCCGCGTTCGATCCGTATTACTGATAGTAAAACAACATGGGGAACGTGTGACTCAAACCGCCAGTTGACTTTCAATTGGCGCCTAGCCATGGCACCACCTGAAGTGCTGGACTACGTAGTCGTTCATGAAATGTGTCACATGATGCATATGAATCACGACCGCTCCTTCTGGCGTCTCGTTGGAAAAATAATGCCCGATTACAAAGAACAAGAACAGTGGCTAACACTATCAAACTGGAAAATGACCGTGTAG